From a single Vicia villosa cultivar HV-30 ecotype Madison, WI unplaced genomic scaffold, Vvil1.0 ctg.001324F_1_1, whole genome shotgun sequence genomic region:
- the LOC131634634 gene encoding uncharacterized protein LOC131634634, translated as MSDMLRRVRENHELHGIRPNWIGEEVFHDLVTYWRSPEFRAKSETFKKMRASEKGGCVNTVGSISTAEHARRLAKELGRKPLMPELISRTRTRRSGGFVDERTKLYLEDYDRRLAIFLENNPQFMPAEGEPLNADVDHYIWCEVIKEKGPNGCFFGAGNLAASYRRGDRNLFQRLQDGEGGSRQPNLTQEQTELVRQLARRESEAQIEMMRKKQADMEEQHARQMEGIMKKQAEMEEQMRRFMQGGGNYSNAPPQEPEDDGCISVWITRTSR; from the exons atgtctgatatgctgcggAGAGTAAGGGAGAATCATGAGCTTCATGGCATCCGTCCTAActggataggcgaggaggtttttcatgatcttgttacatattggaggagtccagaattccgggctaaatcagaaacttttaagaagatgagggcatctgaaaagggcggttgtgtcaacacagttggaagtattagcaccgccgagcatgcccgacgattg gctaaggagttggggagaaaaccattgatgcctgagctgatttcgaggacccggacaaggagatcgggaggttttgtcgacgagcgcacgaagttgtatctt GAAGATTATGATAGGCGActtgccatttttctggaaaataatcctcaattcatgccagcagagggggagccgctaaatgcggatgttgatcactatatctggtgtgaggttattaaagaaaaaggacctaatggttgcttttttggtgctggaaatttggcggccagctatagacgtggtgaccgcaatctgtttcaaagacttcaggatggagagggtggatcgcgtcaaccaaatctgacacaggaacaaactgaattagtaaggcaattggcgagacgcgaaagtgaggcccagatcgagatgatgcggaagaagcaggctgatatggaggagcagcatgcgcgacagatggagggcattatgaagaagcaagctgagatggaggagcagatgagacggtttatgcaaggaggtggaaattacagtaatgctcctcctcaagagccggaggatgacggg TGCATTAGTGTATGGATTACAAGGACATCAAG GTAA
- the LOC131634631 gene encoding uncharacterized protein LOC131634631 — protein MSKLPLIMFFSSLFIHASFAEVVCEELQKDLCSFSIASSGKRCLLETGKAADGGVEYQCTTSEVVVERMAGYIETDQCVKACGVERNFVGISSDALLESQFTAKLCSPCCFQNCHNIVDLYFNLAAGEGVFLPDLCEMQKNNPRRAMVELVSSGAAPGPDSSVSEDILAAFAPAPL, from the exons ATGTCTAAATTACCATTGATTATGTTCTTTTCTTCCCTTTTTATCCATGCATCTTTTG CTGAAGTTGTGTGCGAGGAGTTGCAAAAGGATCTATGTTCTTTCTCAATAGCTTCTTCGGGGAAACGGTGTTTGTTGGAGACGGGGAAGGCCGCGGATGGTGGCGTAGAATATCAGTGCACAACATCGGAAGTTGTGGTGGAGAGAATGGCGGGATACATAGAGACTGACCAATGTGTGAAAGCTTGTGGAGTTGAAAGGAATTTTGTTGGAATTTCTTCAGATGCATTGCTTGAGTCGCAGTTCACAGCTAAACTTTGTTCACCATGTTGTTTTCAGAATTGTCACAATATTGTTGATCTTTATTTCAATTTGGCTGCCGGAGaag GTGTATTTTTGCCTGACCTATGTGAAATGCAAAAGAACAACCCTCGCCGTGCTATGGTTGAGCTTGTGAGCTCTGGAGCTGCCCCGGGACCTGATTCTTCTGTGTCGGAGGACATTCTTGCTGCATTTGCTCCTGCACCTCTGTAA